A genomic stretch from Sphingobacterium sp. ML3W includes:
- a CDS encoding DUF4198 domain-containing protein — MKILTSLFTFLTVLFYCNSSSAHALWIESAPHGTVNQSHEVKVYYGEYVTNERDQIEKWYSDVKDFTLLLYVPGKAPVKVQLTNKGDHFSGSFQPTEQGTYFLSIVKAPKDLGGQTKYEFSSLMPVVVGNSSKLDYSALKNPLQVELLNSANAKKGTSLQAKITSEGKVVPNAKVSVFSSTGWGKEFVADANGVVTFDALWAGAYVLEASTFVEKAGEHEGKPYVSSWQGSTTFFAVK, encoded by the coding sequence ATGAAAATTTTAACTTCACTCTTTACATTCCTTACAGTATTGTTTTACTGTAACAGCAGTTCCGCTCACGCACTTTGGATAGAATCCGCTCCTCATGGTACAGTCAATCAGTCTCATGAAGTAAAAGTCTATTATGGTGAATATGTTACCAATGAAAGAGATCAAATTGAAAAATGGTATTCTGATGTAAAGGATTTTACCTTGTTATTGTATGTTCCAGGAAAAGCCCCTGTTAAAGTACAATTGACCAATAAAGGAGATCATTTCAGCGGTTCATTCCAACCAACTGAGCAAGGAACTTACTTTTTATCGATCGTAAAGGCACCGAAAGATCTAGGTGGCCAGACAAAATATGAGTTTTCCTCACTAATGCCCGTTGTTGTTGGCAATTCAAGCAAATTGGATTATAGCGCATTAAAAAATCCGTTACAGGTTGAGTTGCTCAATTCAGCAAATGCAAAAAAAGGCACTAGCTTACAGGCTAAGATAACCAGCGAAGGAAAAGTTGTTCCAAATGCCAAGGTATCTGTTTTCTCGTCCACAGGTTGGGGAAAAGAATTTGTTGCTGATGCCAACGGTGTTGTTACGTTCGATGCTCTTTGGGCTGGTGCTTATGTACTCGAAGCAAGTACATTTGTCGAAAAAGCAGGCGAGCATGAGGGAAAACCCTATGTATCGTCTTGGCAGGGAAGTACAACCTTTTTTGCAGTAAAATAA
- a CDS encoding family 10 glycosylhydrolase, with the protein MTGKTYLYSFFAFFICLFSIRTYSQQIPKREFRGVWVATIGNIDWPSVRAGNNVAQQKQEFIDLLDQHRSAGLNAIILQVRPAADAFYGKGREPWSRYLTGKQGQAPSPFYDPLEFAIEEAHKRGMELHAWFNPYRASTTLNPAHFSEDHITKRHPEWFFTYAGKKLFNPGLPDVRKYIIDVIMDVVKNYDVDGIHFDDYFYPYPDSRSTSVPDQLTFAQYNNGIENIEDWRRNNVNMLVRDLGIAIKKIKPYVKYGISPCGVWDNKENNSIGSETRGLSAYRELYADGVKWMQEGWIDYINPQIYFPFKNRAAAYEVLVSWWQRHTYGRHFYVGHGAYRVTENKTGWTDKSQIPRQVRHLREEHDVEGSIYFSSKSLMDNLAGLQDSMRNDLYRAPALPPTMPWLDSIPPNAPFGLLVKSSANGKMNTLFWQKPDVASDGQSAYGYVVYRFVVGERVNIKDPSKIIFITFDADKLQYTDDDIKQNQRYKYVVTAIDRMKNESRPSDSREENEES; encoded by the coding sequence ATGACGGGAAAAACATATTTATATTCTTTTTTTGCCTTTTTTATCTGTTTATTTTCGATCAGAACATATTCCCAACAAATACCTAAGCGAGAGTTTCGTGGTGTATGGGTTGCAACCATAGGTAATATAGACTGGCCTTCGGTCAGAGCCGGCAATAATGTTGCCCAGCAAAAGCAGGAATTTATAGACCTCCTCGACCAGCACCGTAGTGCGGGTTTAAATGCAATCATTCTACAGGTACGGCCTGCAGCAGATGCTTTTTATGGTAAAGGTCGTGAACCTTGGAGCAGATACCTGACAGGAAAACAGGGGCAGGCCCCATCCCCATTTTATGATCCTTTAGAATTTGCCATTGAGGAAGCACATAAAAGAGGCATGGAACTGCATGCCTGGTTCAACCCCTATCGGGCCTCGACCACATTGAATCCCGCACATTTCTCAGAGGACCATATCACCAAACGTCACCCCGAATGGTTCTTTACATACGCAGGAAAAAAACTTTTCAACCCGGGACTGCCCGATGTCCGTAAATATATCATCGATGTCATTATGGATGTTGTCAAGAATTACGATGTGGATGGCATTCATTTTGACGATTATTTTTACCCTTATCCCGATAGCCGGAGTACATCCGTCCCGGATCAGCTGACTTTTGCCCAGTATAATAATGGCATCGAAAATATTGAAGACTGGCGACGCAATAATGTGAACATGCTCGTGCGCGACCTCGGCATTGCCATAAAAAAAATAAAACCTTATGTTAAATATGGGATCAGTCCATGTGGTGTATGGGATAATAAGGAAAACAATAGTATTGGTTCGGAAACACGTGGGCTAAGTGCGTATCGGGAGCTCTATGCGGATGGTGTAAAATGGATGCAGGAAGGCTGGATCGACTATATCAATCCACAAATCTACTTTCCATTTAAAAACCGCGCAGCGGCGTATGAGGTTCTGGTATCCTGGTGGCAACGACATACCTATGGTCGGCATTTTTATGTAGGTCATGGAGCCTACCGGGTAACAGAAAATAAGACCGGATGGACCGACAAAAGTCAGATCCCCCGACAGGTACGCCACCTACGCGAAGAACATGATGTGGAAGGAAGTATATATTTCAGTTCCAAATCGCTCATGGACAACTTGGCTGGACTACAAGACTCCATGCGAAATGACTTGTATCGTGCCCCTGCTTTACCCCCGACAATGCCTTGGCTGGACAGCATCCCACCAAACGCTCCTTTCGGATTGCTGGTAAAATCATCCGCTAACGGAAAAATGAATACACTTTTTTGGCAGAAACCGGATGTAGCCAGCGATGGTCAATCGGCCTATGGCTATGTCGTCTATCGATTTGTCGTAGGTGAGCGGGTCAATATCAAAGATCCTAGCAAAATTATCTTTATCACATTCGATGCCGATAAACTCCAATATACGGATGATGACATCAAACAGAATCAACGTTATAAATATGTCGTCACCGCAATAGACCGGATGAAAAATGAAAGTCGTCCTTCTGACAGTCGGGAAGAAAATGAGGAGAGCTAA
- a CDS encoding L-serine ammonia-lyase, with amino-acid sequence MSKEQISVFDMFKIGIGPSSSHTLGPWRAAQQFTHVLKTKGVLNEVDQVKILLYGSLAKTGAGHGTDIAVLLGLSGDDPVTFDVDQVTPKVAHIKAVGELVVAGERTIPFSYQEDLLFLYTESLPFHPNAVTFQAFLSSGKAITETYYSIGGGFVVQENDTESVLSEVDLPFPVDTAQELLHWTMKTGLKISELVLENECAWREESETVAGVLNIYKTIYECIYRGCHTGGTLPGGLNVERRAAKLNKKLMQGRSYQDYESWITAIREGGQNFQYILDWVSCFALAVNEENASFGRVVTAPTNGASGVIPAVLQYYITFHDGMRENKIVQFILTASEIGSIFKKNATISAAMGGCQAEIGVSSAMAAGALTEVLGGSQRQVLMAAEIAMEHHLGLTCDPIGGLVQIPCIERNTMGAIKAITAAQLALQSNPDKAKVSLDTVVKTMWETALDMNAKYKETADGGLAVNIPLSLPEC; translated from the coding sequence ATGAGCAAAGAACAAATATCCGTTTTTGATATGTTTAAGATAGGTATCGGACCATCCAGTTCGCATACCTTAGGTCCTTGGCGTGCAGCCCAGCAATTTACCCATGTCCTCAAGACAAAAGGTGTATTGAATGAGGTCGATCAGGTCAAGATTTTGCTTTATGGATCTTTAGCCAAGACCGGTGCTGGACATGGTACAGATATCGCTGTTCTGCTTGGACTGAGTGGCGATGATCCGGTTACCTTTGATGTAGATCAGGTGACACCAAAGGTGGCGCATATCAAAGCGGTAGGCGAACTGGTGGTTGCAGGTGAGCGCACGATTCCATTCTCCTATCAGGAAGACCTTCTGTTTTTGTACACGGAGAGTTTGCCCTTCCATCCAAATGCCGTTACTTTTCAGGCTTTCCTATCGAGTGGTAAGGCCATTACCGAAACCTATTATTCAATCGGTGGTGGATTTGTCGTTCAGGAAAATGATACCGAGAGTGTATTATCCGAAGTAGATCTTCCTTTTCCAGTGGATACCGCACAGGAGCTACTGCACTGGACGATGAAAACAGGCTTGAAAATATCAGAACTTGTTCTTGAAAATGAGTGTGCATGGCGGGAGGAAAGTGAAACTGTTGCTGGTGTCCTGAATATCTATAAGACGATCTATGAATGTATCTATCGTGGCTGTCACACTGGTGGTACACTGCCCGGAGGCTTGAATGTAGAACGGAGGGCTGCGAAATTAAATAAAAAATTGATGCAGGGGCGTAGCTACCAAGATTATGAATCATGGATAACTGCAATTCGTGAAGGTGGACAGAATTTTCAATATATCCTAGACTGGGTAAGCTGTTTTGCGCTTGCTGTCAATGAAGAAAATGCATCGTTTGGACGTGTTGTTACTGCTCCTACCAATGGCGCTTCGGGGGTAATACCAGCGGTTTTACAGTATTATATTACTTTCCATGACGGTATGCGAGAAAATAAAATTGTGCAGTTTATCCTAACAGCTTCGGAGATCGGATCCATCTTTAAAAAGAATGCGACTATTTCAGCCGCCATGGGTGGTTGTCAGGCAGAAATTGGGGTATCCTCAGCAATGGCTGCCGGTGCGCTGACGGAGGTGCTGGGTGGATCACAACGCCAGGTGCTGATGGCTGCGGAGATCGCAATGGAACATCACCTCGGATTAACCTGCGATCCTATCGGAGGACTGGTACAGATCCCTTGTATCGAACGCAATACCATGGGGGCGATAAAAGCAATTACAGCAGCGCAGCTGGCTTTACAGTCAAATCCCGACAAAGCCAAAGTAAGCTTGGATACAGTGGTCAAAACCATGTGGGAGACCGCTTTGGATATGAACGCCAAATATAAAGAAACTGCAGATGGCGGCTTGGCGGTCAATATCCCATTGAGTTTGCCGGAATGTTAA
- a CDS encoding TetR/AcrR family transcriptional regulator — protein sequence MKESVLSRKERIMKEALLLFSDQGYTNTSTKTIAQNAGVSEALIFKHFGNKDALLVYLIKSGYRKVLTHHRGMMTYREPKDFLRTMINLPNKLVSAEPIFWKLQERLSHHPFSKQQHEQFMKPVQPIIHRAFEELGYENPELETQFLLLIIDSFWKKEAIGELEHVMELTLFLEKKYNLI from the coding sequence ATGAAAGAAAGTGTTTTGAGTAGAAAAGAGCGTATTATGAAAGAAGCATTACTGCTTTTTTCAGACCAGGGCTATACCAATACGTCTACCAAAACAATAGCGCAGAACGCTGGCGTTTCTGAGGCTTTGATATTCAAACATTTTGGTAACAAAGATGCACTCTTGGTCTATTTGATCAAATCCGGATATCGCAAGGTCCTGACCCATCACCGTGGGATGATGACCTATCGTGAGCCCAAAGACTTCTTACGTACCATGATCAATCTTCCCAATAAGTTGGTCAGTGCTGAACCGATATTCTGGAAATTGCAGGAACGACTGTCACATCATCCCTTTTCCAAACAACAACATGAGCAGTTTATGAAACCAGTGCAGCCGATTATCCATCGTGCTTTTGAGGAACTGGGTTATGAAAATCCTGAATTGGAAACGCAGTTTCTCCTCTTGATCATTGATTCATTTTGGAAAAAGGAAGCTATTGGCGAATTGGAGCATGTCATGGAATTGACCCTGTTTCTGGAGAAAAAGTATAATTTGATTTAG
- a CDS encoding MBL fold metallo-hydrolase, with the protein MKYCAIASGSNGNCYYIAKDDSAILIDAGINSKHIHLRMYNLGIIPTQIKAIFITHEHSDHIRGLSVFAKKYNLPVYITKGSYEGSRLHLPSHLVNIIAPNEEVEIGGLKIYGIPKYHDAKEPCSFLVSDGVHNIGVLTDIGRPCENVQHVIQHSDILLLESNYDEDMLHTGRYSYFLKNRISSGWGHLSNRVAVELFNQYKTDRLKHLILTHLSGENNTVDLVHTTFEPHCEHIKLHVATRYQETELFDITHILNKQAVSSPTACLG; encoded by the coding sequence ATGAAATATTGTGCAATCGCCTCCGGGAGTAATGGAAACTGTTATTATATAGCCAAAGATGATTCGGCTATCTTAATTGATGCTGGTATCAACAGTAAACATATTCATCTTCGGATGTATAATCTTGGGATTATTCCGACCCAGATTAAAGCAATTTTCATTACGCACGAACACTCCGATCATATCCGCGGATTGTCGGTTTTTGCAAAAAAATACAATCTACCCGTGTATATCACGAAGGGAAGTTATGAAGGATCCAGACTACATTTACCTTCCCACCTGGTCAATATCATTGCGCCCAATGAGGAAGTTGAAATAGGAGGACTTAAAATTTATGGGATCCCCAAATATCATGATGCAAAAGAACCCTGTAGTTTCCTTGTCTCTGATGGAGTTCATAATATCGGTGTGCTGACCGATATTGGACGGCCCTGCGAAAATGTGCAACATGTGATCCAACATTCGGATATTCTCTTGCTGGAATCCAATTACGATGAAGATATGTTGCATACTGGAAGATATTCTTATTTTTTGAAGAATAGGATTAGCAGCGGATGGGGGCATCTTTCCAATCGTGTTGCGGTTGAACTATTCAATCAATATAAAACCGATCGTCTCAAGCATCTGATCTTAACACACCTCTCCGGTGAAAATAATACGGTCGATCTTGTTCATACGACATTTGAGCCCCATTGTGAGCATATCAAACTTCATGTGGCTACACGCTATCAGGAAACGGAATTGTTTGACATTACCCATATCTTAAATAAACAGGCGGTTTCATCGCCGACGGCCTGTCTTGGATAG
- a CDS encoding glycoside hydrolase family 3 N-terminal domain-containing protein — protein sequence MFKKFSLGLLALASALSFAKAQDKKDFVKYINSQHDWVDAVFNTLTPKEKVAQLFLVRAHTNLGQKYIDSVAQVVQDEHLGGLVVFQGGPVRHADMFNRYQSLSKVPLMITFDGEWGLGMRMPDSTLSFPYQMTLGAVQDNQLIYRMGREVALDFHRIGMHFNFAPDVDINNNPKNPVIGIRSFGDNKYNVTKKAKAYMDGMVDGGILASIKHFPGHGDTDVDSHYDLPQLPFDKTRLDTLEMYPFKELIKAGAPAVMVAHMNIPVLDDTPNMPSSISKKVVTDLLRNELGFKGLTVTDAMDMKGVKKFFPNGEADVQAIIAGHDLLEVSENSKRAIDLILKAIEEGRISQTDIDARVKKVLAAKLWLGLDKYQATPQQNLYADLHRASAVQLIDELSNAAITALNSTEKLKSFKKDQPTAIINVGVAVNQTFQNELAAGLTNETQYFVPDSLSKDDMKRLVKEIKKNKQYIIAVHDTRLRPRPTMQLNENVQDLMKKFAKKSILTLFTNVYALDGVEASKKAKTILLAYQNDAFMQKAAAKTILGQNTPKGKLPVTINKKFKYGQGK from the coding sequence ATGTTCAAAAAATTCAGTCTGGGCCTATTGGCATTGGCCAGTGCGCTATCATTTGCGAAGGCACAGGACAAGAAAGATTTTGTAAAATACATCAATTCCCAGCATGATTGGGTAGATGCCGTATTTAATACCTTGACTCCAAAGGAAAAAGTTGCGCAGTTGTTCCTTGTAAGGGCGCATACTAATCTTGGTCAGAAATATATTGATTCCGTTGCACAGGTTGTTCAAGATGAACATCTGGGTGGTCTGGTGGTTTTTCAAGGCGGTCCCGTGCGCCATGCGGACATGTTCAATCGTTATCAGTCTTTATCTAAAGTGCCCTTAATGATCACTTTTGATGGAGAATGGGGGCTTGGTATGCGTATGCCGGATTCTACGTTGTCATTCCCTTATCAGATGACGCTCGGTGCTGTGCAGGACAATCAATTGATCTATCGCATGGGACGTGAGGTTGCGCTAGATTTTCATCGTATCGGTATGCATTTCAATTTTGCACCAGATGTGGATATCAATAATAACCCGAAAAATCCGGTCATCGGTATTCGTTCTTTTGGCGACAATAAATATAATGTCACCAAAAAAGCAAAAGCTTATATGGACGGTATGGTGGATGGTGGTATCTTGGCTTCCATTAAACACTTTCCGGGACATGGCGATACAGATGTAGATTCACACTATGACCTACCTCAACTCCCTTTTGATAAAACCCGATTGGATACACTGGAAATGTACCCTTTCAAAGAACTTATTAAAGCCGGTGCACCAGCGGTTATGGTTGCGCATATGAATATCCCTGTCTTGGATGATACTCCCAATATGCCGTCTTCTATTTCTAAAAAGGTCGTTACAGACCTATTGCGAAATGAGCTTGGCTTTAAAGGCTTAACAGTGACTGATGCGATGGACATGAAAGGCGTCAAAAAATTCTTCCCGAATGGTGAAGCCGATGTTCAGGCAATCATTGCCGGACATGACCTCCTTGAGGTATCCGAAAATAGTAAACGCGCGATTGACCTTATTCTGAAAGCAATCGAAGAAGGTCGGATTTCACAGACAGATATTGATGCACGCGTGAAAAAAGTATTGGCTGCTAAACTATGGTTAGGCCTAGACAAATACCAGGCAACCCCGCAGCAGAATCTGTATGCCGATTTACATAGAGCGTCTGCAGTTCAGCTGATTGATGAGTTATCCAATGCTGCTATTACAGCCCTCAACAGTACCGAAAAATTAAAATCCTTTAAAAAGGATCAGCCTACAGCGATTATCAATGTCGGTGTTGCTGTCAATCAAACATTCCAGAACGAACTGGCGGCGGGATTGACCAACGAAACACAATATTTTGTGCCAGACAGCTTGAGCAAAGATGATATGAAACGTCTTGTGAAAGAAATCAAGAAAAACAAGCAATACATCATCGCTGTACACGATACACGACTACGTCCACGTCCTACAATGCAATTGAATGAAAATGTGCAGGACCTGATGAAGAAATTTGCAAAAAAATCCATCTTGACCCTATTTACAAATGTATATGCATTAGATGGGGTAGAAGCATCCAAGAAAGCGAAGACAATTTTGCTAGCTTATCAAAATGATGCTTTTATGCAGAAAGCTGCTGCCAAAACGATATTGGGACAAAATACTCCTAAAGGAAAATTGCCTGTTACCATCAATAAAAAATTCAAGTACGGACAGGGCAAATAA